The following are encoded in a window of Arthrobacter woluwensis genomic DNA:
- the hutI gene encoding imidazolonepropionase, translated as MSLLITNIAELMTQDGEHRVLKNAAVVVEGERIAWIGQADDAPAADEVYDAEGRALLPGWVDSHTHLVFAGDRTAEFEARMAGESYSAGGIGVTMNATRAASDEELLDLARARRAEALRGGTTYLEAKTGYGLSTEHEEALARVTAQVADEVTFLGAHLVPKGAEPDAYVDEVVGPMLTAVSPHARWADVFCERGAFDEAQSRRVLEACAAAGLGLRVHGNQLGPGAGVRLAVELGAASVDHVNHLEDSDVTALADSWAAYDGGRGPRGTVATCLPACDLSTREPLAPGRRLLDAGVQVAIASNLNPGTSYTSAMNYCVTTAVLQMGLSVHEAVRAATFGGALALHREVGEDVDGRRAVGSIAVGHRADLHLLNAPSATHLAYRPGMPLTHAVWQAGVQVV; from the coding sequence ATGAGCCTCCTGATCACCAACATCGCTGAACTCATGACCCAGGACGGCGAGCACCGGGTCCTCAAGAACGCGGCCGTCGTCGTCGAGGGTGAGCGCATCGCCTGGATCGGCCAGGCCGACGACGCTCCCGCCGCGGACGAGGTGTACGACGCCGAGGGCCGCGCGCTGCTGCCCGGCTGGGTGGATTCGCACACGCACCTCGTGTTCGCCGGGGACCGCACCGCCGAGTTCGAGGCGCGCATGGCGGGGGAGAGCTACAGCGCCGGCGGCATCGGCGTCACCATGAACGCCACGCGGGCGGCCTCCGATGAGGAACTCCTGGACCTCGCCCGCGCGCGTCGTGCCGAGGCCCTGCGCGGCGGCACCACGTACCTCGAGGCCAAGACCGGCTACGGCCTGAGCACCGAGCACGAGGAGGCGCTGGCCCGCGTGACCGCTCAGGTGGCCGATGAGGTCACGTTCCTCGGAGCGCATCTCGTCCCGAAGGGCGCCGAGCCCGACGCCTATGTGGACGAAGTGGTCGGGCCGATGCTCACCGCCGTCTCGCCCCATGCCCGCTGGGCCGATGTGTTCTGTGAACGCGGGGCGTTCGACGAGGCCCAGTCCCGTCGGGTGCTCGAAGCCTGCGCCGCCGCCGGCCTGGGGCTGCGCGTGCACGGCAACCAGCTCGGCCCGGGCGCCGGAGTGAGGCTCGCCGTCGAGCTCGGCGCCGCGAGCGTCGACCACGTGAATCACCTCGAAGACTCTGACGTCACCGCGCTCGCGGACAGCTGGGCGGCGTACGACGGCGGACGCGGTCCCCGCGGTACGGTCGCCACGTGCCTGCCCGCCTGCGACCTGTCCACGCGGGAGCCCCTCGCCCCGGGTCGCCGGTTGCTGGACGCGGGCGTCCAGGTCGCGATCGCCTCGAACCTCAACCCTGGGACGAGCTACACGAGCGCCATGAACTACTGCGTGACCACCGCGGTGCTCCAGATGGGCCTCAGCGTCCACGAAGCCGTGCGCGCGGCGACGTTCGGCGGCGCCCTGGCCCTGCACCGCGAGGTGGGCGAGGACGTCGACGGGCGGCGTGCGGTCGGATCGATCGCCGTCGGGCATCGCGCCGATCTGCACCTCCTGAACGCTCCCAGCGCGACGCACCTGGCCTATCGTCCGGGCATGCCGCTCACCCACGCCGTGTGGCAGGCGGGCGTGCAGGTCGTCTGA
- a CDS encoding glycine C-acetyltransferase, whose translation MYGLIKDQLATELDDLRTAGLFKEERNITSAQSNRITAGPLGQPTREVLNFCANNYLGLADHPEIIAAAKDAMDSHGFGMASVRFICGTQDLHLELERQVSRFLGTEDTILFSSCFDANGGVFESLFGPEDAIVSDALNHASIIDGIRLSKARRFRYANQDMADLEAKLREATSDAPGQPAARRVVIVTDGVFSMDGYLAPLRDICDLADKYGALVMVDDSHAVGFMGPTGAGTPEHAGVSDRVDIYTGTFGKALGGASGGYVSGRSEIVAMLRQKARPYLFSNSLAPAIVAATLKALELVRDSGELREKLFENAALFRRRMQEEGFELLDGEHAIIPVMFHDAVLAAKVASAMLEHGVFVTAFSFPVVPRGAARIRVQLSARHSAEDVEACVQAFVAARAEAS comes from the coding sequence ATGTACGGCCTCATCAAGGACCAGCTCGCCACGGAGCTCGACGACCTCCGCACTGCCGGCCTCTTCAAGGAAGAGCGCAACATCACCTCGGCGCAGTCCAACCGGATCACCGCCGGCCCGCTCGGACAGCCCACCCGCGAGGTGCTCAACTTCTGCGCGAACAACTACCTGGGTCTCGCGGATCACCCGGAGATCATCGCCGCGGCCAAGGACGCCATGGACAGCCACGGCTTCGGCATGGCGAGCGTCCGTTTCATCTGCGGCACCCAGGATCTGCACCTGGAACTCGAGCGCCAGGTCTCCCGCTTCCTCGGCACCGAGGACACGATCCTGTTCTCGAGCTGCTTCGACGCCAACGGCGGCGTCTTCGAATCGCTCTTCGGCCCGGAGGACGCGATCGTCTCCGACGCCCTGAACCACGCCTCGATCATCGACGGCATCCGCCTCTCCAAGGCCCGCCGCTTCCGCTACGCGAACCAGGACATGGCGGACCTGGAGGCCAAGCTCCGCGAGGCGACGTCGGACGCGCCCGGGCAGCCGGCCGCGCGCCGCGTGGTCATCGTGACGGACGGCGTCTTTTCGATGGACGGCTACCTCGCCCCGCTCCGCGACATCTGCGATCTGGCGGACAAGTACGGCGCGCTCGTCATGGTGGACGATTCGCACGCCGTCGGCTTCATGGGTCCGACGGGCGCCGGCACCCCCGAACACGCCGGCGTCAGCGACCGGGTGGACATCTACACGGGCACCTTCGGCAAGGCGCTGGGCGGCGCGTCCGGCGGCTACGTCTCCGGCCGGTCCGAGATCGTCGCGATGCTGCGCCAGAAGGCCCGTCCGTACCTGTTCTCCAACTCGCTCGCCCCGGCCATCGTCGCCGCGACGCTCAAGGCTCTGGAACTCGTGCGCGACTCCGGGGAGCTCCGCGAGAAGCTCTTCGAGAACGCCGCGCTGTTCCGCCGTCGGATGCAGGAGGAGGGCTTCGAACTGCTCGACGGCGAGCACGCGATCATCCCCGTCATGTTCCACGACGCCGTCCTCGCCGCGAAGGTGGCCTCGGCGATGCTGGAACACGGCGTGTTCGTGACCGCCTTCAGCTTCCCCGTGGTGCCCCGCGGTGCGGCCCGCATCCGCGTGCAGCTCTCCGCGCGGCACAGCGCCGAGGACGTCGAAGCGTGCGTCCAGGCGTTCGTGGCGGCCCGGGCCGAGGCTTCCTGA
- the tdh gene encoding L-threonine 3-dehydrogenase, protein MKALYKSGAQPGFELVDRPEPGTGAGDVKIRVHTTGICGTDLHIQSWDAWAASTINAPLVAGHEFYGEVVEIGEDVRDVKVGDRVSGEGHVVCGICRNCRAGRRQMCIRTSSVGVQRDGAFAEYVVIPEENVWVHHDPSVTPELGAIFDPFGNAVHTALSFPLVGEDVLITGAGPIGLMAIAVARHAGARKIAITDVSPSRLELARSLGVDLAVDVSTTRISDAQRELGMREGFDIGLEMSGHPTALPEMIENMNHGGRIAMLGLPSQSIDIDWGKVVTHMLTLKGIYGREMFETWYAMSAMLSSNPVLHRNISAVITDVLPATEWEKGFEAARGGHGGKVVLDWRTL, encoded by the coding sequence ATGAAGGCTCTGTACAAGTCCGGGGCACAGCCCGGCTTCGAACTCGTGGACCGCCCCGAACCCGGCACCGGCGCCGGGGACGTGAAGATCCGCGTGCACACCACCGGCATCTGCGGCACCGACCTGCACATCCAGTCCTGGGACGCCTGGGCCGCGAGCACCATCAACGCTCCGCTCGTCGCGGGCCACGAGTTCTACGGCGAGGTCGTGGAGATCGGCGAGGACGTCCGGGACGTCAAGGTGGGGGACCGCGTCTCCGGTGAAGGCCACGTGGTCTGCGGCATTTGCCGCAACTGCCGCGCCGGCCGCCGCCAGATGTGCATCCGCACCTCCAGCGTGGGGGTGCAGCGTGACGGCGCGTTCGCCGAGTACGTCGTCATCCCGGAGGAAAACGTCTGGGTCCACCACGACCCCAGCGTCACCCCGGAACTCGGAGCCATCTTCGACCCCTTCGGCAACGCCGTGCACACCGCCCTGAGCTTCCCGCTCGTCGGCGAGGACGTGCTCATCACCGGCGCCGGCCCCATCGGCCTCATGGCCATCGCGGTCGCCCGGCACGCCGGGGCCCGCAAGATCGCCATCACCGACGTCTCGCCGAGCCGCCTCGAACTGGCCCGCTCCCTGGGCGTCGACCTCGCCGTCGACGTCTCCACCACCCGCATCAGTGACGCGCAGCGGGAACTCGGCATGCGCGAAGGCTTCGACATCGGACTGGAGATGTCGGGACACCCGACGGCGCTGCCCGAGATGATCGAGAACATGAACCACGGTGGCCGGATCGCCATGCTCGGCCTGCCGAGCCAGTCGATCGACATCGACTGGGGCAAGGTCGTCACCCACATGCTGACCCTGAAGGGCATCTACGGGCGCGAGATGTTCGAGACCTGGTACGCCATGAGCGCCATGCTCTCCTCCAACCCGGTGCTGCACCGGAACATCTCCGCCGTCATCACCGACGTCCTGCCTGCCACGGAGTGGGAGAAGGGCTTCGAGGCGGCGCGCGGCGGGCACGGCGGCAAGGTCGTGCTCGACTGGCGCACCCTCTGA
- a CDS encoding amidohydrolase family protein, with the protein MCTHDHDSVVQPPSNLPRRGVLAGAAALAGITAAGIAAQLATAPAAQASDRPAAPAYRGRPATPGAVIIEGGTVVDPLTGGAIEDGVLVLDGGKVTAVGNRDTTRRAVAAVARRAQRLQAHGRWVVPGLVDAHVHANGLEDVRLHLRNGTTSVRSGSSSFYQDVALAALPEWAPGLSPRMLAAGLFVSPDQGDSILADPDLAPLAGLKNGIRDVQDLAYFTKVNLARGARVIKTRANPRAGIPEQDPRELVYGREQIAAIVKAARGAGVLCHAYSAEGIDGAVRGGVKSIEHGVYLTEATIAEMVRRGTYFTPTLQAVDSMATDPNPILAARGKEYTPIHQAAVRAAHEAGVTIVAGTDSFGTDVTPLGTEVRRLHEAGLSTLESLRAATTYSARLLGLEGKAGRFTMGGFADAVVVDADPLSDGTALEKVNTVVAQGVVVRNGL; encoded by the coding sequence ATGTGCACCCATGATCACGACAGCGTCGTCCAGCCGCCCAGCAACCTCCCCCGGCGGGGCGTCCTCGCCGGGGCGGCGGCCCTCGCGGGCATCACCGCAGCGGGCATCGCGGCACAGCTGGCGACAGCTCCCGCGGCCCAGGCTTCCGACCGTCCTGCCGCTCCCGCATACCGAGGACGCCCTGCGACGCCGGGCGCCGTGATCATCGAGGGCGGCACCGTCGTCGATCCGCTCACCGGTGGCGCGATCGAGGACGGCGTCCTGGTGCTCGACGGCGGCAAGGTCACCGCCGTCGGAAATCGGGATACCACTCGGCGGGCCGTGGCCGCCGTCGCCCGCCGCGCTCAGCGCCTCCAGGCGCACGGGCGCTGGGTGGTCCCCGGTCTGGTCGACGCCCACGTCCACGCCAACGGCCTGGAGGACGTCCGGCTCCACCTGCGGAACGGGACCACGAGCGTCCGGAGCGGCAGCAGCAGCTTCTACCAGGACGTGGCTCTCGCCGCGCTGCCGGAATGGGCGCCGGGCCTGTCCCCGCGGATGCTCGCCGCCGGCCTGTTCGTCTCGCCGGACCAGGGCGATTCCATCCTCGCCGACCCGGATCTGGCGCCCTTGGCCGGGCTGAAGAACGGCATCAGGGACGTCCAGGATCTGGCGTACTTCACGAAGGTCAACCTGGCCCGCGGCGCGCGGGTGATCAAGACCCGCGCCAATCCCCGGGCGGGCATCCCCGAGCAGGATCCGCGGGAACTCGTCTACGGGCGCGAGCAGATCGCAGCGATCGTCAAGGCCGCCCGCGGCGCCGGGGTGTTGTGCCACGCCTACAGTGCCGAGGGCATCGACGGCGCCGTGCGGGGCGGTGTGAAGAGCATCGAGCACGGCGTGTACCTGACGGAGGCCACCATCGCGGAGATGGTGCGCCGCGGCACGTACTTCACGCCCACGCTCCAGGCCGTGGACAGCATGGCGACGGACCCGAACCCGATCCTGGCCGCCCGCGGCAAGGAGTACACGCCCATCCACCAGGCCGCCGTCCGCGCGGCCCACGAGGCGGGCGTGACGATCGTGGCCGGCACCGATTCCTTCGGCACCGACGTCACGCCGCTGGGCACCGAGGTGCGCCGCCTGCACGAGGCGGGGCTGTCCACGCTGGAATCCCTCCGCGCCGCGACCACCTACTCGGCGCGCCTCCTGGGCCTGGAAGGGAAAGCCGGAAGGTTCACCATGGGCGGCTTCGCCGACGCGGTGGTCGTGGACGCCGACCCGCTCAGCGACGGCACGGCCCTGGAGAAGGTCAACACGGTCGTGGCGCAGGGGGTCGTGGTCCGGAACGGTCTCTGA
- a CDS encoding LysR family transcriptional regulator — MDIRQLQVLRELGELGSVKAVAETLMVTPSAVSQQLMLLQRSVKVPLTRKDGRTLVLTEAGEVLAGAGAAVVAAMAQARAAIDAFQEAPDASVTVSGFHSAGQALFAPLARALSGEGQPRVRFTDEDVAQQDFPALTARHDLVLAHRMEHSPPWPRDRVAVIELTREPLDVALPAGHPLASHEELTAADVAGEPWVTSRPGYSPDDVLTAVAALASTPLEIVHRINDYSTVAALVADGGVLGLLPRYTSRAALGQSLPEGIVLRPLQGLDTRRCIDLLARPEALERRSVRRVAEAFREVMGALVG, encoded by the coding sequence ATGGATATCCGTCAGCTTCAGGTCCTGCGGGAACTCGGCGAACTCGGCAGCGTCAAAGCGGTCGCGGAGACTCTGATGGTCACGCCGTCGGCCGTGTCGCAGCAGCTCATGCTCCTGCAGCGCAGCGTGAAGGTTCCCCTCACGCGCAAGGACGGCCGCACCCTGGTGCTCACCGAGGCCGGCGAGGTGCTCGCGGGTGCGGGGGCCGCCGTCGTCGCGGCGATGGCACAGGCGCGCGCGGCGATCGACGCGTTCCAGGAGGCTCCCGACGCATCCGTCACCGTGAGCGGCTTCCACTCCGCGGGCCAGGCGCTGTTCGCCCCGCTGGCGCGGGCGCTCTCCGGCGAGGGCCAGCCGAGGGTCCGGTTCACCGACGAGGACGTGGCGCAGCAGGACTTCCCCGCGCTGACGGCCCGGCACGACCTCGTCCTGGCCCACCGGATGGAGCACAGCCCGCCGTGGCCACGGGACCGGGTCGCGGTGATCGAGCTGACCCGCGAGCCGCTGGATGTCGCGCTGCCGGCGGGTCACCCTCTCGCGAGCCACGAGGAGCTCACCGCCGCCGACGTGGCGGGAGAACCGTGGGTCACGAGTCGCCCGGGCTACTCCCCGGACGACGTCCTCACAGCGGTGGCGGCGCTAGCCAGCACACCCCTGGAGATCGTGCACCGCATCAACGACTACTCGACCGTCGCAGCCCTGGTCGCCGACGGCGGCGTGCTGGGCCTGCTTCCTCGGTACACCTCACGCGCGGCTCTGGGCCAGTCGCTGCCGGAAGGGATCGTGCTGCGGCCGCTGCAGGGCCTGGACACCCGGCGGTGCATCGACCTCCTGGCCCGGCCCGAAGCCCTGGAACGGCGCAGCGTCCGGCGCGTCGCCGAGGCGTTCCGCGAGGTCATGGGGGCGCTGGTCGGCTGA
- a CDS encoding Gfo/Idh/MocA family protein, which translates to MDLSVAVVGFGLRSGLWRHAHKPGEGSRVTIVCDTSERGRADAARALPDVTVTGDLQDVLDSGVDAVLVLTPDSQHAAVAVQTLKAGIATFCEKPLDISLEAADSILTTARETGTRLYVGHNMRHMPVVTQMRDLIKQGLIGEVKAVWCRHFVGNGGDYYFKDWHAQRRNVNTLLLQKGAHDLDVIHWLAGGYTARVSAIGKLAVYGEVASRRDNSDRRMGDWFSVDNWPPAAQTDLAEEIDVEDISMMNMVLDNGVLASYEQCHFTPDYWRSYTVIGTEGRLENFGDGPGETIKVWNTRSSYGFAEPDLEVEILDGDGGHGGADPLLIGEFLRFVRDGGQTQTSPVAARQAVAAGILAAESLRGDGSALPVPPLDPELVEYFERGQTA; encoded by the coding sequence ATGGATCTCTCCGTAGCCGTCGTCGGCTTCGGCCTGCGCTCCGGCCTGTGGCGTCACGCTCACAAGCCCGGCGAAGGATCGCGCGTCACCATCGTCTGCGACACGAGCGAACGGGGCCGGGCGGATGCCGCCAGGGCTCTGCCCGACGTGACGGTGACCGGCGACCTGCAGGACGTGCTGGACTCCGGCGTCGACGCCGTCCTGGTCCTGACCCCGGACAGCCAGCACGCCGCTGTCGCGGTGCAGACGCTCAAGGCCGGGATCGCGACGTTCTGCGAGAAGCCGCTGGACATCTCGCTGGAGGCGGCCGACTCGATCCTCACGACGGCGCGCGAGACCGGCACCCGGCTGTACGTCGGCCACAACATGCGGCACATGCCGGTGGTCACGCAGATGCGGGACCTCATCAAGCAGGGGCTGATCGGCGAGGTCAAAGCCGTGTGGTGCCGGCACTTCGTGGGCAACGGTGGGGACTACTACTTCAAGGACTGGCACGCACAGCGCCGGAATGTGAACACCCTCCTGCTCCAGAAGGGCGCTCATGATCTGGACGTGATCCACTGGCTCGCCGGCGGGTACACGGCGCGGGTGTCGGCGATCGGCAAGCTCGCGGTCTACGGCGAGGTCGCGAGCCGCCGGGACAATTCCGACCGGCGCATGGGGGACTGGTTCTCCGTGGACAACTGGCCGCCCGCGGCGCAGACGGACCTCGCCGAGGAGATCGACGTCGAGGACATCTCCATGATGAACATGGTGCTCGACAACGGCGTGCTCGCCTCCTACGAGCAGTGCCATTTCACGCCGGACTACTGGCGCAGCTACACCGTGATCGGCACGGAGGGGCGTCTGGAGAACTTCGGTGACGGGCCGGGGGAGACCATCAAGGTCTGGAACACGCGCTCCAGCTACGGATTCGCGGAGCCGGACCTCGAAGTGGAGATCCTCGACGGCGACGGCGGCCACGGCGGCGCGGATCCGCTCCTGATCGGGGAGTTCCTGCGGTTCGTGCGCGACGGCGGTCAGACCCAGACCTCTCCGGTGGCGGCACGTCAGGCGGTGGCGGCGGGAATCCTCGCTGCCGAATCGCTGCGGGGTGACGGTTCCGCATTGCCGGTCCCGCCGCTCGACCCGGAACTGGTGGAGTACTTCGAACGGGGTCAGACGGCCTGA
- a CDS encoding LacI family DNA-binding transcriptional regulator: protein MSERTAAGTDTSTGAGNASPAAVRPTIRMVADLAGVSTATVSYVLSGRGSGSKGPGVKEETTRRVRDAAEELGYRPNQAARAVRTGKTQTVLLSMTMLQDPWSLEVVEAVSAQARSHGLTPLIMADDDWNVALERTQADAVFIDAVKPAQRSALAGLASRGLKLVVFDSTVEPDGFDVVRSDDLRGCRELVDHLLDGWDDVACLGPGASRTDRGRAAAFHSALADRGRTAPENRVADIDGSPESAYAGALKLLTPEDRPRAIYATSDYIAISAVHAAQSLGLVVGKDIAIAGVGNTLAGERLSPALTSVGPRNLLGRVAELMVQLATDQRPVGELHDFPWEVWERASTGKPV, encoded by the coding sequence ATGAGCGAACGCACAGCCGCAGGAACGGACACCTCCACGGGCGCTGGAAACGCCTCGCCGGCGGCGGTCCGTCCCACCATCCGCATGGTGGCCGATCTGGCCGGGGTCTCCACGGCGACCGTCTCCTACGTCCTCTCCGGCCGGGGCTCCGGCTCCAAGGGGCCGGGGGTGAAGGAGGAGACCACCCGACGGGTGCGGGACGCGGCCGAAGAACTCGGGTACCGTCCCAACCAGGCGGCGCGGGCGGTGCGGACCGGCAAGACGCAGACCGTGCTGCTCTCCATGACGATGCTCCAGGACCCCTGGTCTCTGGAGGTCGTCGAGGCGGTCAGCGCCCAGGCCCGCAGCCACGGTCTCACTCCGCTCATCATGGCGGATGACGACTGGAACGTCGCACTGGAACGCACCCAGGCGGATGCGGTGTTCATCGATGCCGTGAAGCCGGCGCAGCGCAGTGCGCTGGCCGGTCTGGCGAGCCGCGGGCTGAAGCTCGTGGTCTTCGACAGCACCGTGGAACCGGACGGATTCGACGTGGTCCGCTCGGATGATCTGCGCGGGTGCCGCGAACTGGTCGATCACCTGCTGGACGGGTGGGACGACGTCGCGTGCCTCGGTCCCGGCGCCTCCCGGACCGACCGGGGCCGTGCCGCGGCGTTCCACTCGGCGCTCGCGGACCGCGGCAGGACCGCGCCGGAGAACCGGGTGGCGGACATCGACGGCTCCCCGGAGTCGGCGTACGCCGGAGCCTTGAAGCTTCTGACCCCGGAGGACCGGCCCCGCGCCATCTACGCCACCAGTGACTACATCGCCATCAGCGCCGTCCACGCGGCCCAGAGCCTGGGACTCGTGGTCGGCAAGGACATCGCCATCGCCGGGGTGGGCAACACCCTGGCCGGCGAACGGCTCAGCCCGGCGCTCACCAGTGTGGGCCCCCGGAATCTGCTGGGCCGCGTGGCCGAGCTCATGGTGCAGCTCGCCACGGACCAGCGACCCGTCGGGGAACTGCATGACTTCCCCTGGGAGGTCTGGGAACGCGCATCAACAGGAAAGCCGGTCTGA
- a CDS encoding sugar ABC transporter substrate-binding protein, whose translation MSTLASHGVSRRGFLGLAGLAVATVGLSACGGGSSGGSGGAAASAGVKLPTYKEFTGVTPDLAGDAKGLQAAFFKLPKSVVSVKDKPLKGKVTGLTETFETMSPGMKDNAFWQRLNQALGGELELQIAEDIGDGYPAKFATVLASDDLPDMMWVPPNQGIPNVGPMLEAKFQDLTKYLSGDAVLEYPNLAALKPDSWKTAVVNGKIWGAPIPSTPFGQIMSGRRDVWGKVGGLTAANADEFLAKAKELTRPGEKKYALEPAYINVLHMVTEWFGAPNTWAVNKDRTLTHLYETDEYHAGVEFVAKMFAAGVFYPDVNVPDIRNRVANGSVAAQVLVGPHDLKAYRAFNKDQAFDILVPFSADGKVKPTYDMGYGTVGFTPFKKADEGKIRELLALINYLSAPFGTAEYMQKNFGTEGQDFTVDGEGNPVFTSSGSTNIPGLASALNIMSSPENVVFNPGFDDDTKYIYQQEKKLLELAWRNPTNGTYSDTNSKVGAKITKQLRDKVVDIITGRAKVGDLQDAVKRWKNDGGDKIRDEYQSQLPSDVPVFRR comes from the coding sequence ATGAGCACTCTCGCATCCCACGGCGTCAGCCGCCGTGGCTTCCTGGGTCTGGCCGGCCTGGCCGTCGCCACCGTGGGCCTGTCGGCCTGTGGCGGCGGCAGCTCCGGCGGAAGCGGCGGCGCGGCCGCCTCCGCAGGCGTCAAGCTCCCCACGTACAAGGAATTCACCGGCGTCACGCCCGATCTGGCCGGTGACGCCAAGGGCCTGCAGGCGGCGTTCTTCAAGCTGCCCAAGTCGGTGGTGTCCGTGAAGGACAAGCCGCTCAAGGGCAAGGTCACGGGCCTCACCGAGACCTTCGAGACCATGAGTCCCGGCATGAAGGACAACGCCTTCTGGCAGCGGCTCAACCAGGCGCTGGGCGGCGAGCTGGAACTGCAGATCGCCGAGGACATCGGTGACGGGTACCCGGCCAAGTTCGCCACGGTGCTCGCCAGTGACGACCTGCCGGACATGATGTGGGTCCCGCCGAACCAGGGCATCCCGAACGTCGGCCCCATGCTGGAGGCGAAGTTCCAGGACCTCACCAAGTACCTCTCCGGCGACGCCGTCCTCGAGTACCCCAACCTCGCGGCCCTCAAGCCGGACTCCTGGAAGACCGCCGTCGTCAACGGCAAGATCTGGGGCGCCCCCATCCCGAGCACGCCGTTCGGCCAGATCATGTCCGGCCGCCGCGACGTCTGGGGCAAGGTGGGTGGCCTGACCGCGGCGAACGCGGACGAGTTCCTGGCCAAGGCCAAGGAGCTCACGCGGCCCGGCGAGAAGAAGTACGCCCTCGAACCCGCCTACATCAACGTGCTCCACATGGTCACCGAGTGGTTCGGCGCTCCCAACACCTGGGCCGTCAACAAGGACCGCACCCTCACCCACCTCTACGAGACGGACGAATACCACGCGGGCGTGGAGTTCGTGGCGAAGATGTTCGCCGCCGGGGTCTTCTACCCGGACGTCAACGTCCCGGACATCCGCAATCGCGTCGCCAACGGCAGTGTCGCCGCGCAGGTCCTGGTGGGTCCGCACGACCTCAAGGCCTACCGCGCCTTCAACAAGGACCAGGCGTTCGACATCCTGGTGCCGTTCAGCGCGGACGGCAAGGTCAAGCCGACCTACGACATGGGCTACGGCACAGTGGGCTTCACGCCGTTCAAGAAGGCCGACGAGGGCAAGATCCGCGAACTGCTCGCTCTCATCAACTACCTCTCCGCACCGTTCGGCACGGCCGAGTACATGCAGAAGAACTTCGGCACCGAGGGCCAGGACTTCACGGTCGACGGCGAGGGCAACCCGGTCTTCACCTCGTCCGGCAGCACGAACATCCCGGGCCTCGCCTCGGCGCTGAACATCATGTCCAGCCCGGAGAACGTGGTCTTCAACCCCGGCTTCGACGACGACACCAAGTACATCTACCAGCAGGAGAAGAAGCTGCTGGAGCTGGCCTGGCGCAACCCGACCAACGGGACCTACTCGGACACGAACTCCAAGGTGGGCGCGAAGATCACCAAGCAGCTGCGGGACAAGGTGGTGGACATCATCACGGGCCGCGCCAAGGTGGGCGATCTGCAGGATGCGGTGAAGCGCTGGAAGAACGACGGCGGCGACAAGATCCGGGACGAGTACCAGTCCCAGCTCCCGTCCGACGTGCCCGTCTTCCGGCGCTAG
- a CDS encoding carbohydrate ABC transporter permease — MTTLTSQNTETRDDAVGRGSLAVRRAARSRAAAERDTRRPAWKERPSVLYQFVKAVILVLFSASILIPILLVVSTSLADDQQLAQAGGFVLWPERPTIKAYETIFAGPMVIGSLGVSAFITVVGTALALFVTITMAYATSRSVLFGRPVILGVLFTLLFAPGLIPSFLMIRQLGLLDSLWSLILPGIFGAFNFVVMRSFFMNIPAELIESARIDGASDWQILWRIVLPLSKAVIAVVGLFYAVAFWNSFFNALLYINDHAKWPIQLLLRNFVVQGSGAADGLGVSSVPPSQSIQMAVVVVALVPILMVYPFLQKHFTKGVLTGAVKG, encoded by the coding sequence ATGACCACGCTCACCTCACAGAACACCGAGACGCGCGACGACGCCGTCGGGCGCGGCAGCCTCGCCGTGCGGCGGGCCGCCCGCTCACGGGCCGCCGCGGAACGCGACACCCGCCGTCCCGCCTGGAAAGAACGCCCGTCGGTCCTCTACCAGTTTGTCAAGGCCGTCATCCTGGTGCTGTTCAGCGCCTCGATCCTGATCCCCATCCTCCTGGTCGTGTCCACCTCCCTCGCCGATGACCAGCAGCTGGCCCAGGCCGGAGGATTCGTCCTCTGGCCGGAACGTCCCACCATCAAGGCGTACGAGACGATCTTCGCCGGACCCATGGTCATCGGGTCCCTCGGGGTCAGCGCCTTCATCACGGTCGTGGGCACGGCACTGGCACTCTTCGTGACCATCACCATGGCCTACGCCACGAGCCGATCCGTCCTGTTCGGCCGCCCGGTGATCCTGGGCGTGCTGTTCACCCTGCTCTTCGCCCCGGGCCTGATCCCGAGCTTCCTCATGATCCGGCAGCTCGGACTGCTGGACTCGCTGTGGTCGCTCATCCTGCCCGGCATCTTCGGCGCCTTCAACTTCGTGGTGATGCGCTCCTTCTTCATGAACATCCCCGCGGAGCTCATCGAAAGCGCGCGGATCGACGGCGCGAGCGACTGGCAGATCCTGTGGCGCATCGTGCTGCCGCTGTCGAAGGCGGTGATCGCCGTCGTCGGGCTCTTCTACGCGGTGGCGTTCTGGAACTCCTTCTTCAACGCCCTGCTCTACATCAACGACCACGCCAAGTGGCCCATTCAGCTCCTGCTCCGCAATTTCGTGGTCCAGGGCTCCGGGGCCGCGGACGGGCTGGGGGTCTCCTCCGTCCCGCCGAGCCAGTCGATCCAGATGGCCGTGGTGGTCGTGGCGCTCGTGCCCATCCTCATGGTCTACCCCTTCCTCCAGAAGCACTTCACCAAGGGCGTCCTCACGGGCGCGGTGAAGGGCTGA